The segment CAGATCAGGACTGGATGGATAAAACAGACAGTGTGGGCGTGTTCTCCGATGAGATAAGAAATGAATTAAAATCCGGATTTGGTAATGAAGGAGAGCCGAGATTTATTACGGGTGGCGCGCCGCGACATCAACGTGATCCTCAATAATATCAAAGCGCAGCCAAGCAATACGGCTGATGATGACCCGGGTGACATGGTCCAGTATATCGAAGCCCATGACAACCTGCCGTTATATGATATTATTGCTCAGTCGATTAAGAAAGATCCTTCCATAGCAGCAAATGATCTGGAGATCCATAAGCGGATACGACTTGGAAATCTGTTAATGCTGACTTCCCAAGGGACCGCCTTTCTCCATGCAGGACAGGAATATGGCCGAACCAAGCAGTGGAAAGCAGCAGGAAAGCCGGAACAGAAATATCATGAATCAGCAGATGAGACAGGTGATGTGTTTGGATATTTCGTACATGACTCCTATGACTCTTCCGATGCAATTAACAAGTTTGATTGGGAGAAAGCAACGAACGAAATGCAATATCCTGTAAACAATACAACCAGAGAATATACAGCAGGGTTGATAGCATTAAGAAAATCGACGGATGCGTTTAGACTAGGTGATAAGTCGCTAGTAGACTCTAATATCACTTTGATCTCAGCGCCAGAGGTTCAATCGAGCGATCTCATTATCGGTTACAAGAACAAAGCAACAGATGGAACCGGTCATTATTATGTATTTGTGAATGCTGACAGCACGGAGAGAACCATGACGTTTGATGAAGATTTAACAACAGGTAAGGTTCTAGTAGATAACGATGAAGCAGGGCTCAATGAGGTTTCTGCGAAATCTGGATTTGTACTTACGGCGGATTCTATTATTCTTGACCCTTTAACTGCAGTTATTATTAAACAAAATACTGCAGCAGCAATTGTTAGATCGTTAGAACCCGACAAAACCAACTACGCTCTAGAAGTAGGTAAAAGTCATCAAACAGCCTTAAATGCGAAATACGATGATGGCAGCCAGAGAACGGTAACGAATCAAGCTACGTACGTTTCAAGTGACATGCAAGTGGCTACCGTGACGGCAAAAGGCTTAGTAAAGGCAGTCGCTAAAGGTACTGCAACGATTAAAGTCACTTATGGCGGCAAGACAACAAATATAACGGTTACCGTTACGACGGAACCAGTTAACGACAAGCGTTACGTCCAATTCAATTACATCCGCCCAGATAAGGATTACAAAGATTGGAATCTTTGGGTATGGAACACGGGTGTGAAGAATGACCAGATTGATTTTGAAAAGGTAGAGAACGGTGTGGCGTCTGTGATGATGATTGAAATTGGACCTCAAGCGACGGGCGTCGGATTTGTTCTTCGTAAAGGTACAGATTGGAACACTGCTAAACAGGATTTTCCGGATGATCGCCTCATTTCGGTGACACCTGGAGATACGTTTACCAAAGTTAAAGTGACGAGTATGGTTAAAGAACTTGATATTTTACCAAGCATTAGGGGACCTGTTCTGAAGGATGGTAACATGACGTTTATGTACAGAGACGATGTTCTTTTCCAAAGCGGTCAAATGCCTACAATCACAGGTGTGAAAGTTAAAGTCAACGGGATGGAACAACTGATGATTTACGATCCAGCTAAGGAATGGTTCAGTTATACGTTGACTAACGTGAAGAGTGGAACTTATGAGTACACTTTCTTGGTGACGAAGGATGGAAACACGACCGAAGTGACGGATCCACACAATACAATCAACGGAAAATCGGTTGTCGAATACTTCATACCTGTGGTGACGATCAAATCGAACGTTAATCCCTCGTCGATCACATCTAACGAAAATGCGGTACTGACACTGAATGTTTCATCAGATCAATCGACGACTTACAAGGAAGCTTATATGAATCTTACGGCATTGGGCGGACCTTCGAAAGTGAAGATCGACACGGATCTTATGGAACAGACTCTTGCAGTGAAGGATTCGATTGCTACTGGATTGAAGAACATTCCAGTGGTGATTTCAGAGGTCTTATCGACAAGTTAGATTACATGCAGCAGTTGGGCATAAATACATTGTGGATTACACCGATTGTTGACAACATCGATTTCAACAAAGGTCTTGATTTCAACAGTAAACAGTATGGTTATCATGGTTATTGGGCCAAGGATTTCACGAAGATCGATGAGCATCTTGGCGATCTAGAAACGTTCAAAGAGTTAATCGATAAGGCCCATGATAAAGGCATTAAAATTATGGTAGACGTTGTTTTAAATCACACGGGATATGGTCTTAAACCAGGGGACACTAGCCCTGACATCACGCAGGAAGACAAGGACCGTTTCGCCAATATGCTGAGAACAGACGGGATCTCCGCAGATGAAGATCCGATAAAGGGGGAATTAGCCCAACTTCCTGATTTCATCACAGAGGATGTTGACGTTCGAGAACAACTGATGGATTGGCAGGCGGGTTGGCTGGAACGTGCTACAACAAATCGCGGGGATACGATTGATTATTTCCGTGTAGACACCGTAAAACATGTTGAAGACACGACATGGAAAGCATTCAAGAATAGATTGACTGCCATTGACCCGGATTTCAAAATGATCGGCGAAT is part of the Paenibacillus sp. IHBB 10380 genome and harbors:
- a CDS encoding pullulanase-associated domain-containing protein produces the protein MVRSLEPDKTNYALEVGKSHQTALNAKYDDGSQRTVTNQATYVSSDMQVATVTAKGLVKAVAKGTATIKVTYGGKTTNITVTVTTEPVNDKRYVQFNYIRPDKDYKDWNLWVWNTGVKNDQIDFEKVENGVASVMMIEIGPQATGVGFVLRKGTDWNTAKQDFPDDRLISVTPGDTFTKVKVTSMVKELDILPSIRGPVLKDGNMTFMYRDDVLFQSGQMPTITGVKVKVNGMEQLMIYDPAKEWFSYTLTNVKSGTYEYTFLVTKDGNTTEVTDPHNTINGKSVVEYFIPVVTIKSNVNPSSITSNENAVLTLNVSSDQSTTYKEAYMNLTALGGPSKVKIDTDLMEQTLAVKDSIATGLKNIPVVISEVLSTS